A stretch of Halostagnicola kamekurae DNA encodes these proteins:
- a CDS encoding Nramp family divalent metal transporter — protein sequence MGIVEQLKAIGPGALVAAAFVGPGTVTTASVIGAEYAYLLLWTIAFSIVATMVLQEMSARLGLVSREGLGEALRNEFSNPIVRTVTVGLVVAAIGIGTAAFQTGNIVGGAAGLATITGVSETVWGPLIGIVAGALLWTGNYKLIERVFIGLVTIMGLAFVVNAIMVRPDFGAIAGGLVPRVPDGSAYLIAGLVGTTVVGYNLFLHASTVQERWDGPEDLAECRTDTIAMVAIGGIITTSIVVTAAAVFPEGTTIENVGEMADQLEPVFGGYAMTFFAIGLFAAGFTSAMSAPLAGAYATAGALGWERDLTSTRFRAIWIAILGVGIVFSALDYSPVEIIVFAQVANGLLLPILAVFLIYAMNNETLLGEYTNGTLQNVLGAVITLVVVGLGLQTLYDVLLA from the coding sequence ATGGGCATCGTAGAACAACTCAAGGCGATCGGTCCGGGGGCGCTGGTCGCGGCGGCGTTCGTGGGACCGGGTACAGTAACGACAGCGAGCGTCATCGGAGCCGAGTACGCCTATCTCCTGTTATGGACTATCGCGTTCTCGATCGTCGCGACGATGGTCCTCCAGGAGATGAGCGCCCGGCTCGGGCTCGTTTCTCGAGAAGGACTGGGGGAAGCGCTTCGAAACGAGTTTTCGAACCCGATCGTCAGGACGGTCACCGTCGGATTGGTGGTCGCCGCGATCGGCATCGGAACGGCGGCGTTCCAGACCGGCAACATCGTCGGCGGCGCTGCGGGATTGGCCACCATCACCGGCGTTAGCGAGACCGTCTGGGGGCCGCTAATCGGCATCGTCGCGGGTGCGTTGCTCTGGACGGGCAACTACAAGCTGATCGAACGGGTGTTCATCGGTCTCGTCACGATCATGGGGCTGGCGTTCGTCGTCAACGCGATCATGGTCCGGCCGGATTTCGGAGCCATCGCCGGCGGACTCGTTCCGCGCGTTCCGGACGGATCGGCCTACCTGATCGCTGGCCTCGTCGGAACGACCGTCGTCGGCTACAACCTGTTCCTTCACGCGAGCACCGTCCAAGAGCGCTGGGACGGTCCGGAGGACCTCGCCGAGTGTCGTACCGACACCATCGCGATGGTCGCCATCGGCGGGATCATCACGACCTCGATCGTCGTAACCGCGGCGGCGGTGTTCCCCGAGGGAACCACGATCGAAAACGTCGGCGAGATGGCCGACCAGTTAGAGCCGGTCTTCGGCGGGTACGCGATGACCTTCTTCGCGATCGGGCTGTTCGCCGCCGGCTTTACGAGCGCGATGAGCGCGCCGCTGGCCGGAGCCTACGCGACCGCTGGCGCGCTGGGCTGGGAACGTGACCTCACGTCGACGCGGTTCCGGGCGATCTGGATCGCGATCCTCGGCGTCGGGATCGTCTTCTCGGCGCTCGATTACAGCCCAGTGGAGATCATCGTCTTCGCACAGGTCGCGAACGGCCTTTTGCTGCCGATCCTCGCGGTCTTCCTGATCTACGCGATGAACAACGAGACCCTGCTCGGCGAGTACACGAACGGGACGCTCCAGAACGTCCTCGGCGCGGTGATCACGCTGGTCGTCGTCGGGCTCGGTCTCCAGACGCTGTACGACGTGCTTCTCGCGTAA
- a CDS encoding ribbon-helix-helix protein, CopG family — MTRRMTVSLDDDAETALESLMSQTDNGQSEVVRRALAFYAANFEAASGRPSDNLEQYYQMLSSGEHVLLDVDFLHCFLEHLYEAGDPDPEFVEAADRVSDYHAHEYAERFESVEELLEWLSFCGFLAVRSQGEGVYQIVFASEPIRWFMTRFIERSTVDLPVDLEIDQGLSKVLITERRSAE; from the coding sequence ATGACGCGCCGAATGACGGTATCGCTCGACGACGACGCGGAGACGGCACTCGAGTCGCTCATGTCCCAGACCGACAACGGGCAGAGCGAGGTGGTTCGACGGGCGCTCGCGTTCTACGCGGCGAACTTCGAGGCGGCAAGCGGGCGACCGAGCGACAATTTAGAGCAGTACTACCAGATGCTCTCCTCGGGCGAGCACGTGCTGCTCGACGTCGACTTCCTGCACTGTTTTCTCGAGCATTTATACGAGGCGGGCGACCCTGACCCCGAGTTCGTCGAGGCAGCGGATCGAGTTTCAGACTACCACGCTCACGAGTACGCAGAGCGATTCGAGAGCGTCGAAGAACTGCTCGAGTGGCTGTCGTTCTGTGGTTTCCTCGCCGTTCGGTCACAGGGAGAGGGCGTCTATCAGATCGTCTTCGCGTCCGAGCCGATCCGCTGGTTCATGACGCGGTTCATCGAGCGCAGCACGGTCGACCTGCCGGTCGATCTCGAGATCGATCAGGGGCTGTCGAAGGTACTCATCACCGAACGTCGATCGGCCGAGTGA